In Zhaonella formicivorans, one DNA window encodes the following:
- the hslO gene encoding Hsp33 family molecular chaperone HslO encodes MEDYVIRATAGDGAIRAFAAATTGLVEEARKRHGTLPTASAALGRVLTAAAMMGITLKGEDTLTLRIVGDGPLGAVVAVADASGAVRGYVQEPLIHLPSKAARKLDVGRAVGKNGMVYVTKDLGLKEPYTGSVPLVSGEIAEDLSYYFTVSEQIPTAVALGVIIETDNSVRAAGGFMVQLLPGAEEGTVEKLEENIQAMPPVSQLVDEGLSPEEILNKVLKGFEVTVHEKLPLKFYCGCSRERLEKILISLGKEELKSMLREQGQAELTCHFCADRYHFTKEDLERLLEEIK; translated from the coding sequence ATGGAGGATTACGTAATAAGGGCCACTGCAGGGGACGGCGCAATTAGGGCCTTTGCTGCTGCCACAACCGGGTTGGTGGAGGAAGCAAGGAAAAGACACGGTACCTTGCCTACTGCTTCAGCTGCGTTAGGCAGAGTTTTAACGGCGGCGGCTATGATGGGTATCACCTTGAAGGGTGAGGACACACTGACCCTCAGAATTGTAGGCGATGGACCTCTTGGGGCAGTAGTTGCGGTGGCCGATGCAAGCGGAGCAGTACGGGGATATGTGCAGGAACCCTTGATCCATTTGCCCAGCAAGGCAGCGCGCAAGCTGGATGTAGGTAGGGCGGTTGGTAAAAACGGCATGGTATATGTGACCAAAGACTTGGGTTTAAAAGAGCCTTATACAGGCAGCGTGCCTTTGGTTTCCGGAGAGATAGCCGAAGATTTGAGCTACTATTTTACCGTTTCAGAACAAATTCCAACCGCAGTTGCTTTGGGAGTAATAATTGAAACTGATAATTCCGTAAGGGCAGCCGGCGGCTTTATGGTTCAACTATTGCCGGGTGCTGAGGAAGGGACGGTAGAGAAACTGGAGGAGAATATTCAGGCCATGCCGCCGGTTAGCCAACTGGTAGATGAAGGCCTTTCTCCGGAGGAAATCTTGAATAAGGTTTTAAAGGGTTTTGAGGTCACCGTCCATGAAAAGCTCCCTCTTAAATTTTACTGCGGTTGTTCGAGGGAGCGCCTGGAAAAAATTTTAATCAGCCTCGGCAAGGAAGAACTGAAAAGCATGCTGCGGGAGCAGGGTCAAGCTGAGTTAACCTGCCATTTTTGCGCTGACCGGTATCATTTTACCAAAGAGGATCTGGAAAGACTCCTTGAGGAAATCAAATAA
- a CDS encoding YkgJ family cysteine cluster protein, whose product MSVKIIAKNFSTGAGYDLQVLETGASLRDYLEALNNFILEGQLTRSRGTQSQCAGCDLCCHERIPLTLVDIYQLKRGLAELGQDLALADIIKRYTNVKAEGSVIDITLGQTELGECLFLETENKKCTIYNHRPLVCQTYICAPLSQRAERLRETIVNLGEDQLVKWCLQNIPEAELYHEAWEPEVNPADWIDTPFQGKEDYDEVLIKEICPPRLWQALLR is encoded by the coding sequence GTGAGCGTTAAAATCATCGCCAAAAATTTTTCTACAGGAGCAGGTTACGATCTGCAGGTTTTGGAAACGGGAGCCAGCCTCCGGGATTACCTGGAGGCCTTAAATAATTTTATTTTGGAGGGCCAACTTACCAGGAGCAGGGGAACCCAAAGCCAATGTGCAGGCTGCGACCTTTGCTGTCACGAGCGGATTCCTTTGACCTTGGTTGACATCTACCAGTTGAAAAGAGGTTTGGCTGAGTTGGGGCAGGATTTGGCACTGGCCGATATTATTAAACGCTATACTAACGTTAAGGCGGAAGGCAGTGTAATAGATATCACTTTGGGACAGACAGAGCTGGGCGAATGCCTTTTCCTGGAAACTGAAAACAAGAAGTGCACCATCTATAACCATAGGCCTCTGGTCTGTCAAACCTATATTTGTGCACCTCTAAGTCAGCGGGCCGAAAGGTTAAGGGAAACAATTGTTAATTTGGGAGAGGATCAGCTGGTGAAATGGTGCTTGCAAAACATACCGGAAGCTGAATTATACCATGAAGCGTGGGAACCGGAAGTAAACCCCGCTGACTGGATTGACACCCCTTTCCAAGGGAAAGAAGATTACGACGAGGTGCTAATAAAAGAAATATGCCCGCCAAGGCTTTGGCAGGCGCTGCTGCGCTAA
- a CDS encoding putative signal transducing protein: protein MAEEWEVVFIARDKLEAEVVGELLDSEGIPVRLSGESLGELYGLHTGPLAQVKILAPSRYAEEARNLIAAEIIESDPEKT from the coding sequence TTGGCGGAAGAGTGGGAGGTAGTGTTTATTGCCAGGGATAAACTGGAAGCTGAAGTTGTCGGTGAACTTCTGGATTCTGAAGGGATACCTGTGCGTTTAAGCGGTGAGTCGCTGGGAGAACTTTATGGCCTGCATACGGGGCCGCTGGCCCAGGTAAAAATCCTGGCACCCAGCCGGTACGCGGAAGAAGCCAGGAATCTAATCGCGGCGGAAATAATTGAAAGTGATCCGGAGAAAACATAA
- a CDS encoding RluA family pseudouridine synthase, which produces MEVVNFLITAEDSGKRLDRYLTEQLPELSRSRIQELIGAGQVQVNHQAVKANYKLKKDDAVTVVIPAPEPLEVLPEAIPLDILYEDGDLLVVNKPQGMVVHPAAGNYSGTLVNALLYHCRDLSGINGILRPGIVHRIDKDTSGVLVVAKNDAAHRHLAKQIKEHSVTRTYLALVHGTIKEQSGRIEAPIGRDPRERKRMAVVDKNGKEAVTSYTVLERFVDYTYLQLRLKTGRTHQIRVHMAYLGHPVVGDPKYGPQKPHFGLEGQALHASTLGFVHPRTGAYLEFTAPLPQYFADLLEKLRKTRKKEA; this is translated from the coding sequence ATGGAAGTAGTGAATTTTTTAATTACAGCAGAAGATAGCGGCAAACGCTTGGACCGTTATTTGACCGAACAGCTGCCGGAATTATCTCGTTCACGTATTCAGGAACTGATTGGAGCGGGGCAAGTTCAGGTTAACCACCAGGCAGTTAAAGCCAATTACAAATTAAAAAAAGATGATGCGGTCACCGTGGTTATTCCAGCCCCTGAACCTTTAGAAGTGCTGCCGGAGGCGATACCGCTGGATATACTGTATGAAGACGGCGATTTGCTGGTTGTGAATAAACCGCAGGGTATGGTTGTCCATCCTGCTGCCGGCAATTATTCCGGCACTTTGGTTAATGCCCTGCTTTATCATTGTCGGGATCTATCCGGGATTAACGGGATTCTGAGGCCGGGAATTGTTCATAGAATTGATAAAGACACTTCCGGGGTCTTGGTGGTGGCAAAAAACGACGCCGCTCACCGGCATTTGGCTAAGCAAATAAAAGAACATTCGGTTACCCGCACCTACCTGGCGTTAGTCCACGGCACGATTAAGGAACAGTCAGGCAGGATCGAGGCTCCGATCGGCCGCGATCCGCGGGAACGAAAAAGAATGGCCGTTGTGGACAAAAATGGGAAAGAAGCGGTAACTTCCTACACTGTATTAGAGCGTTTCGTGGATTATACTTACCTGCAGCTCCGGCTAAAAACAGGCAGGACCCACCAGATCAGGGTGCACATGGCCTATTTAGGTCATCCTGTGGTTGGAGATCCCAAATACGGGCCCCAAAAGCCCCATTTCGGCCTGGAAGGACAAGCGCTACATGCCTCCACTTTGGGGTTTGTCCATCCCCGCACCGGGGCATATCTGGAATTTACGGCGCCCCTTCCTCAGTATTTTGCAGATTTGCTGGAAAAGCTCCGAAAAACCCGTAAGAAGGAGGCGTAG
- the lspA gene encoding signal peptidase II has protein sequence MHFFFVVFAVLFSDQLVKFLVVKNMAEGQSIPVIPEIFHLTFVKNYGAAFGIMAYKTSFFVAIGIVVVLIILFFYRRLGHEQKLLRLGLALQLGGAIGNLIDRLRTGYVVDLFDFRIWPVFNLADTAIVIGVALLCWEILRMPEGKRNP, from the coding sequence TTGCATTTCTTTTTTGTAGTTTTTGCTGTCCTGTTCTCAGACCAGTTGGTTAAATTCCTGGTTGTAAAAAACATGGCAGAAGGCCAATCCATACCTGTAATCCCCGAGATTTTTCACTTGACTTTTGTGAAAAACTACGGCGCCGCCTTCGGCATTATGGCCTATAAGACTTCTTTTTTTGTAGCTATTGGCATAGTTGTGGTACTGATAATTTTATTTTTTTACCGGCGCCTTGGCCATGAACAGAAACTGCTGCGCCTGGGGCTGGCTTTACAACTGGGAGGGGCCATTGGAAACCTTATAGACCGCTTGAGGACCGGTTATGTGGTAGATCTTTTTGATTTTCGCATTTGGCCGGTGTTTAATTTGGCTGATACAGCTATAGTTATCGGTGTAGCGCTGCTCTGCTGGGAAATCTTGCGCATGCCGGAAGGAAAACGTAATCCATGA